The Planococcus halocryophilus nucleotide sequence TTCAATGTTTTTATCGATATAAGCCAAATGCTGTTGTTCATCAAGTCCATATTCTTTTACTAAATACGCCCCAGTCTCTTTAAGTGTCTCTCTGACTTGAGTAACAATCTCTTCATCAGCCAATGTTTCGTCGATTGTTTCTTTTCCTGCTAAATACCCCAAATAGGCAATAACAGCATGACCCGTATTCACTGTGAACAACTTCCGTTCAATAAAAGGAGCGAGATCTTCGACCAATGTCATGCCGGTTACAGGAGGAATAGTTTCTGTCGTTTCCACTACCCATTCGAAATACGGTTCTACTAACACATCTAAAGAACTTTGGTCTTGGATAGGTACAATGCGGTCAACAGCCGAGTTAAAGAAATATACTTTCCCTTCTAGTTTCGCTTTTATATCGTCATCTAAACTGTCTAGAATGTGTTGCTTTAAAATATCGGTCGCGCCAATTTGGTTTTCACAAGCGATGATATACAGTTTTTCATCTGTCACCGAAACACGTTCTGTTAATCCACGCGCAATTAATGGAGCGATTCTCGGCAAGATATTTGGACCAATCGCTGTTGTTAAATAAGTCG carries:
- a CDS encoding mannitol-1-phosphate 5-dehydrogenase, which codes for MKQAVHFGAGNIGRGFIGALFSESGYHVTFVDVAEQVINKLNEEKSYHVKLAQSQEEQITIENVSGINNMTHAEDVIGVIQHATYLTTAIGPNILPRIAPLIARGLTERVSVTDEKLYIIACENQIGATDILKQHILDSLDDDIKAKLEGKVYFFNSAVDRIVPIQDQSSLDVLVEPYFEWVVETTETIPPVTGMTLVEDLAPFIERKLFTVNTGHAVIAYLGYLAGKETIDETLADEEIVTQVRETLKETGAYLVKEYGLDEQQHLAYIDKNIERFKNTYLNDGVTRVGRAPIRKLGPEDRLVRPATQAQKAGLAYTHLANAIAAALLFDYPEDEEAMEIQKIIQDKGPATVLTTISGLPEDSDITKEVVRRYHALKA